The following are encoded in a window of Hyalangium minutum genomic DNA:
- a CDS encoding chemotaxis protein CheB, which translates to MLYPERFPLVGIGASAGGLPAFLSLLKHLPTQTGMAFVIVQHLAPARESILAGLLAKATAMPVLEATDGLDLEPNHVYVSPPGVGITFAQGALRLKARRAPGQRRHLIDNFLTSLAQASPGRAIGVILSGTGTDGTQGLQAIHAAGGTTLVQEPASADFDGMPWSAIAAGCVDHVLPPEGIAEVLAQLANVTAPSPGSSASATASPLLMPQEELGQIFQLLRSTARVDFTHYKPTTIHRRLERRMSLCRVGQLGDYVRYLREHPEELELLHQDLLIHVTAFFRDPATFEVLQQKIFPQLFENRPQELPFRIWVPGCSTGEEAYSLVISLLEFLGPAAAPPPVQVFATDLSEAAIEQARTAIYPASIASSVSPERLHRFFVQTDGGYRITKAVRSLCIFAQQNLVSDPPFSQVDLISCRNVLIYLGPVLQKKVMPILHYALRPGGFLVLGSSETVGSSADLFSLVDKRCKIYRKKNVSPRPGVLFSYRDAHAEKPIPSRRKHEPTTMTEELQREANRLVLARYGPPGVIVNGELEILHFRGHTGPYLELIPGAASLNLLKLVREGLALDLRSALHEAKKSARRVRKEGLVLPAEGTLRKVNLEVHPLSSVTAGREPYFLVLFEEVQEVASTQPQEDRASARRGRSSAAQSELERLREELLTTQEHLKTVLAQQEATHEELRTATEETQSSNEELQSTNEELETAKEELQSTNEELTTVNEELENSNLELSQLNSDLNNLIGSTHIATVMVDNERRIRRFTPMAAAVLRLSATDIGRPIRDVQGSLSLPDLEAALTEVIERLTLVEQEVCDRDGHWYSLRLRPYKTLDNRIDGAVVTLLDIDRLKRSLDDVRKTREYAKAIVETMREPFLVLDAALHVLNANPAFYSTFHIKQEQTLGRPLYALGNGQWNIPRLRQLLEEILPLNTHLQDFVMEHEFYTIGKRRMLLNARRISSDELGSPYILLSIEDITNKQQFDKNR; encoded by the coding sequence ATGCTTTACCCGGAGCGTTTTCCGCTGGTGGGCATCGGCGCCTCGGCGGGCGGATTGCCCGCCTTCCTCTCCCTGCTCAAGCACCTGCCCACGCAGACGGGCATGGCCTTCGTGATCGTGCAGCACCTGGCCCCGGCCCGCGAGAGCATCCTCGCTGGATTGCTGGCCAAGGCCACGGCCATGCCTGTCCTGGAGGCCACCGATGGCCTCGATCTCGAACCCAACCACGTCTACGTCAGTCCTCCGGGCGTGGGCATCACCTTCGCCCAGGGGGCCTTGCGCCTGAAGGCGCGCCGGGCTCCTGGGCAGCGCAGGCATCTCATCGATAACTTCCTGACCTCCCTGGCACAGGCCTCTCCGGGCCGGGCCATCGGCGTCATCCTCTCTGGAACGGGCACGGATGGTACCCAGGGGCTCCAAGCCATCCACGCGGCGGGCGGCACCACCCTGGTCCAGGAGCCAGCCTCCGCCGACTTCGATGGCATGCCCTGGAGCGCCATCGCCGCGGGCTGTGTGGATCACGTCCTGCCACCCGAGGGCATCGCGGAGGTCCTCGCCCAGCTCGCGAACGTCACGGCCCCCTCCCCTGGGTCCTCGGCCTCTGCCACGGCCTCTCCCTTGCTGATGCCCCAGGAAGAGCTGGGGCAGATCTTCCAGCTGCTGCGGAGCACGGCCAGAGTGGACTTCACCCACTACAAGCCCACCACCATCCATCGGCGCCTGGAGCGGCGCATGAGCCTGTGCAGGGTAGGACAGCTCGGCGACTACGTGCGCTACCTGCGGGAGCACCCGGAGGAGCTCGAGCTGCTTCACCAGGATCTGCTCATCCACGTCACCGCCTTCTTCCGGGACCCCGCCACCTTCGAGGTGCTCCAGCAGAAGATCTTCCCTCAGCTCTTCGAGAACCGGCCCCAGGAGCTCCCCTTCCGCATCTGGGTCCCTGGATGCTCCACCGGCGAGGAAGCCTACTCCCTCGTCATCTCGCTGCTGGAGTTCCTGGGGCCGGCCGCCGCGCCTCCGCCCGTGCAGGTGTTCGCGACGGATCTCAGTGAGGCCGCCATCGAGCAGGCCCGCACCGCCATCTACCCCGCGTCCATCGCCTCGAGTGTCTCGCCCGAGCGCCTGCACCGCTTCTTCGTGCAGACCGACGGCGGCTACCGGATCACCAAGGCCGTCCGGAGCCTGTGCATCTTCGCGCAGCAGAACCTGGTGAGCGATCCGCCCTTCTCCCAGGTCGACCTCATCAGCTGCCGCAATGTCCTCATCTACCTGGGGCCCGTGCTCCAGAAGAAGGTCATGCCCATCCTCCACTACGCCTTACGCCCCGGGGGGTTCCTGGTGCTCGGCTCCTCGGAGACGGTGGGCAGCTCCGCGGACCTGTTCTCCCTCGTGGACAAGCGCTGCAAGATCTACCGGAAGAAGAACGTCTCCCCCCGGCCGGGAGTCCTCTTCAGCTACCGCGACGCCCACGCGGAGAAGCCCATCCCCTCCCGGCGCAAGCACGAGCCCACGACCATGACCGAGGAGCTGCAGAGAGAGGCGAACCGCCTGGTCCTGGCCCGGTACGGACCTCCCGGCGTCATCGTCAACGGGGAGCTGGAGATCCTCCACTTCCGGGGCCACACCGGCCCGTACCTCGAGCTCATCCCAGGCGCCGCCAGCCTCAACCTCCTCAAGCTGGTGCGCGAGGGGTTGGCGTTGGATCTGCGCTCGGCCCTCCACGAGGCGAAGAAGAGCGCCCGTCGCGTCCGCAAGGAGGGGCTGGTCCTGCCCGCCGAAGGCACGCTGCGCAAGGTCAACCTCGAGGTGCACCCGCTGTCCTCCGTCACCGCCGGGCGTGAGCCGTACTTCCTCGTGCTCTTCGAGGAGGTCCAGGAGGTGGCTTCCACTCAGCCCCAGGAAGACCGGGCTTCCGCCCGCCGCGGCCGATCCAGCGCGGCCCAGAGTGAGCTCGAGCGGCTGCGCGAGGAGCTGCTCACGACCCAGGAGCACCTGAAGACCGTCCTGGCGCAGCAGGAGGCCACCCACGAGGAGCTCCGCACGGCCACCGAGGAGACCCAGTCCAGCAACGAAGAGCTGCAGAGCACCAATGAGGAGCTGGAGACGGCCAAGGAAGAACTCCAGTCCACCAACGAGGAGCTGACCACCGTCAACGAGGAGTTGGAGAACAGCAACCTCGAGCTCAGCCAGCTGAACAGCGACCTGAACAACCTGATCGGCAGCACGCACATCGCCACCGTCATGGTGGACAACGAGCGGCGCATCCGCCGCTTCACGCCCATGGCCGCCGCCGTGCTGCGGCTGTCCGCCACGGACATCGGGCGGCCCATCCGCGATGTGCAGGGCAGCCTCTCCCTGCCTGATCTGGAGGCCGCCCTCACCGAAGTCATCGAGCGCCTGACCCTCGTCGAGCAAGAGGTGTGCGACCGCGACGGGCACTGGTACTCGCTGCGCCTGCGGCCCTACAAGACGCTGGACAACCGGATCGACGGCGCCGTGGTGACACTGCTGGACATTGACCGGCTCAAGCGCAGCCTCGACGACGTGCGCAAGACCCGGGAGTACGCCAAGGCCATTGTGGAGACGATGCGCGAGCCCTTCTTGGTGCTGGACGCAGCCCTGCACGTGCTCAACGCCAACCCCGCCTTCTATTCCACCTTCCACATCAAGCAGGAGCAGACCCTGGGGCGCCCGCTGTACGCGCTCGGCAATGGACAGTGGAACATCCCCCGGCTCCGACAACTCCTGGAGGAGATCCTCCCGCTCAACACCCACCTTCAGGACTTCGTGATGGAGCACGAGTTCTACACCATCGGGAAACGGCGGATGCTCCTCAACGCCCGCCGGATCTCCAGCGATGAGCTGGGAAGCCCTTACATCCTCCTCTCCATCGAGGACATAACAAACAAACAACAATTCGATAAAAACAGGTAA